The following are from one region of the Nicotiana tabacum cultivar K326 chromosome 3, ASM71507v2, whole genome shotgun sequence genome:
- the LOC107773016 gene encoding uncharacterized protein LOC107773016, with translation MDSARGWFQKLASTKKDSMASGREDDKPASAEEASNITKQRVAAAKQYIEKHYREQMKNLQERRERRILLEKKLADADVSEEDQNNLLKFLEKKETEYMRLQRHKMGADDFELLTMIGKGAFGEVRICREKTTGQVYAMKKLKKSEMLRRGQVEHVKAERNLLAEVDSDCIVKLYYSFQDDDYLYLVMEYLPGGDMMTLLMRKDILTEDEARFYVAETVLAIESIHKHNYIHRDIKPDNLLLDRYGHLKLSDFGLCKPLDCSTLEEKDFSAGDSANGGSRSDSPPAPKRTQQEQLEHWQKNRRMLAYSTVGTPDYIAPEVLLKKGYGMECDWWSLGAIMYEMLVGYPPFYSDDPMSTCRKIVNWKNHLKFPEEAKLSPEAKDIISKLLCNVTERLGSNGADEIKVHSWFKGIDWDRIYQMEAAFIPEVNDELDTQNFEKFEESESHSQSGSRSGPWRKMLSSKDINFVGYTYKNFKVVNDYQVPGMVELKKTNTKPKKPTIKSLFGDESETSEDN, from the exons ATGGATTCAGCAAGAGGTTGGTTCCAAAAATTGGCGTCAACAAAGAAGGATTCAATGGCAAGTGGAAGAGAAGATGACAAGCCGGCGTCAGCTGAAGAGGCTTCCAATATAACAAAGCAGAGAGTCGCTGCAGCAAAGCAATACATTGAGAAACATTACAGAGAGCAGATGAAAAATTTGCAGGAGAGAAGGGAGCG GCGAATTTTACTAGAAAAGAAGTTGGCAGATGCCGATGTCTCTGAGGAAGATCAAAATAACCTACTGAAATTTTTAGAAAAGAAGGAAACTGAATACATGCGACTCCAAAGGCATAAAATGGGAGCTGATGATTTTGAGTTATTAACGATGATTGGAAAGGGTGCTTTTGGAGAG GTCAGAATTTGTAGGGAGAAAACTACTGGTCAGGTATATGCAATGAAGAAGCTTAAGAAATCAGAAATGCTTCGTAGAGGACAG GTTGAGCATGTGAAAGCTGAAAGAAATCTTCTTGCGGAGGTTGACAGTGATTGCATCGTCAAACTGTATTATTCTTTCCAAGATGACGACTATCTGTATCTTGTTATGGAATATCTACCTGGTGGAGATATGATGACACTTCTCATGAGGAAGGATATATTAACCGAAGATGAAGCTAGATTTTATGTTGCAGAGACTGTTTTGGCAATTGAATCTATCCATAAACATAACTACATACATAG AGACATTAAGCCTGATAACCTGCTACTCGATAGATATGGTCATTTAAAACTATCAGATTTTGGATTATGTAAGCCATTAGACTGTAGTACCCTGGAAGAGAAGGATTTCTCAGCCGGCGATAGTGCCAACGGAGGTTCCAGGAGTGATAGCCCTCCCGCTCCTAAACGCACTCAGCAAGAGCAGCTAGAACACTGGCAAAAAAATAGGAGGATGCTT GCGTACTCCACAGTGGGTACACCAGACTATATTGCTCCTGAAGTCCTGCTGAAGAAAGGTTATGGAATGGAATGTGACTG GTGGTCGCTCGGTGCTATTATGTATGAAATGCTTGTCGGTTATCCGCCTTTCTATTCTGATGATCCCATGTCAACTTGTAGGAAG ATAGTAAACTGGAAAAATCATTTAAAGTTTCCTGAAGAAGCAAAGCTATCTCCAGAAGCAAAAGATATTATAAGCAAACTTCTTTGTAATGTCACTGAGAGACTTGGTTCCAACGGCGCAGATGAAATAAAG GTCCACTCGTGGTTTAAAGGGATAGATTGGGATAGAATCTATCAAATGGAAGCTGCCTTCATTCCTGAAGTCAATGATGAGTTGGACACccaaaattttgagaagtttgaggAG TCTGAATCTCATTCTCAGAGTGGATCGAGATCTGGTCCGTGGAGAAAG ATGCTCTCGTCTAAGGACATCAACTTTGTCGGATACACGTACAAAAATTTCAAAGTCGTGAATGATTATCAAGTTCCTGGAATGG TTGAACTGAAGAAGACAAATACCAAGCCTAAGAAGCCGACAATCAAATCACTGTTTG GAGACGAGTCAGAAACGTCCGAAGACAACTAA